From Hippoglossus stenolepis isolate QCI-W04-F060 chromosome 4, HSTE1.2, whole genome shotgun sequence, a single genomic window includes:
- the LOC118106258 gene encoding P2Y purinoceptor 3 isoform X1, with product MLPLKFMTFRNVKMPHPVASLSTETLISKTFSLDIFSTSVLPTDPYTAASFNASIGNLSGIGILRCTYKEDFKRILLPAVYTLVLLLGLPLNSAVILKIWRTRPNLSKNNIYMLNLAIADFLYVMSLPLLIYNYGSHDYWPFGEFACKLVRFQFYSNLHGSILFLTCISVQRYVGICHPLAMWHKRGSRKMTWCICGGVWLVVAILCAPTFYFAKTGIQRNRTVCYDLSPPKLSVAYYPYGMALTFFGFLLPFMGVMACYCRMAHILCRPVSYQGVSMASAEKRDKAVRMIILVAVVFCISFLPFHLTKTMYLVIRTLPNAPCETRNMFSIIYKSTRPFASMNSFLDPILFYFTQPRYRQSTRRFVLRVSKLGEKGTSV from the exons ATGTTGCCATTGAAGTTTATGACATTCAGG AATGTGAAGATGCCCCATCCTGTCGCCTCCCTCTCTACGGAAACGCTCATCTCCAAAACCTTCTCCTTGGACATCTTTTCCACCAGCGTACTCCCCACAGACCCCTACACAGCGGCCAGCTTCAACGCCAGCATCGGCAACTTAAGTGGGATCGGAATCCTTCGCTGCACCTATAAGGAAGATTTTAAACGTATTCTGCTCCCTGCCGTGTACACGCTTGTTCTCCTGCTCGGCCTCCCTCTCAACTCCGCTGTCATACTGAAGATATGGAGGACGAGGCCCAATCTTTCCAAGAACAACATCTACATGCTCAACCTGGCCATAGCCGACTTTCTGtatgtgatgtcacttcctctaCTCATCTACAACTACGGCAGCCATGACTACTGGCCTTTCGGGGAGTTTGCCTGTAAGCTGGTCAGGTTTCAGTTCTACAG TAATCTACATGGCagcatcctcttcctcacctgcaTCAGCGTGCAGCGCTACGTGGGCATCTGCCATCCTTTGGCGATGTGGCACAAGCGGGGCAGTCGCAAGATGACGTGGTGCATCTGCGGAGGGGTTTGGCTGGTTGTTGCCATCCTGTGCGCACCTACGTTTTACTTCGCCAAGACGGGAATCCAGCGCAACCGCACAGTGTGTTACGACTTAAGCCCGCCGAAGCTCTCAGTGGCCTACTATCCTTACGGCATGGCTCTGACCTTCTTCGGCTTCTTGTTGCCTTTCATGGGCGTGATGGCGTGCTACTGCCGGATGGCCCACATCCTCTGTCGCCCAGTGTCCTACCAGGGTGTCTCCATGGCGAGTGCAGAGAAGCGGGACAAGGCGGTGAGGATGATCATCTTGGTGGCGGTGGTTTTCTGCATAAGCTTCCTGCCGTTTCACCTCACCAAGACCATGTACCTGGTGATACGCACCCTGCCCAATGCGCCTTGCGAGACCAGGAACATGTTCTCAATCATCTACAAGAGCACCAGGCCGTTCGCCAGCATGAACAGCTTTCTGGACCCAATTCTGTTCTACTTCACACAACCACGATACCGGCAGAGCACCCGGAGGTTTGTGCTCAGAGTCAGCAAACTCGGGGAAAAAGGCACGAGTGTGTGA
- the LOC118106258 gene encoding P2Y purinoceptor 3 isoform X2 — MPHPVASLSTETLISKTFSLDIFSTSVLPTDPYTAASFNASIGNLSGIGILRCTYKEDFKRILLPAVYTLVLLLGLPLNSAVILKIWRTRPNLSKNNIYMLNLAIADFLYVMSLPLLIYNYGSHDYWPFGEFACKLVRFQFYSNLHGSILFLTCISVQRYVGICHPLAMWHKRGSRKMTWCICGGVWLVVAILCAPTFYFAKTGIQRNRTVCYDLSPPKLSVAYYPYGMALTFFGFLLPFMGVMACYCRMAHILCRPVSYQGVSMASAEKRDKAVRMIILVAVVFCISFLPFHLTKTMYLVIRTLPNAPCETRNMFSIIYKSTRPFASMNSFLDPILFYFTQPRYRQSTRRFVLRVSKLGEKGTSV, encoded by the exons ATGCCCCATCCTGTCGCCTCCCTCTCTACGGAAACGCTCATCTCCAAAACCTTCTCCTTGGACATCTTTTCCACCAGCGTACTCCCCACAGACCCCTACACAGCGGCCAGCTTCAACGCCAGCATCGGCAACTTAAGTGGGATCGGAATCCTTCGCTGCACCTATAAGGAAGATTTTAAACGTATTCTGCTCCCTGCCGTGTACACGCTTGTTCTCCTGCTCGGCCTCCCTCTCAACTCCGCTGTCATACTGAAGATATGGAGGACGAGGCCCAATCTTTCCAAGAACAACATCTACATGCTCAACCTGGCCATAGCCGACTTTCTGtatgtgatgtcacttcctctaCTCATCTACAACTACGGCAGCCATGACTACTGGCCTTTCGGGGAGTTTGCCTGTAAGCTGGTCAGGTTTCAGTTCTACAG TAATCTACATGGCagcatcctcttcctcacctgcaTCAGCGTGCAGCGCTACGTGGGCATCTGCCATCCTTTGGCGATGTGGCACAAGCGGGGCAGTCGCAAGATGACGTGGTGCATCTGCGGAGGGGTTTGGCTGGTTGTTGCCATCCTGTGCGCACCTACGTTTTACTTCGCCAAGACGGGAATCCAGCGCAACCGCACAGTGTGTTACGACTTAAGCCCGCCGAAGCTCTCAGTGGCCTACTATCCTTACGGCATGGCTCTGACCTTCTTCGGCTTCTTGTTGCCTTTCATGGGCGTGATGGCGTGCTACTGCCGGATGGCCCACATCCTCTGTCGCCCAGTGTCCTACCAGGGTGTCTCCATGGCGAGTGCAGAGAAGCGGGACAAGGCGGTGAGGATGATCATCTTGGTGGCGGTGGTTTTCTGCATAAGCTTCCTGCCGTTTCACCTCACCAAGACCATGTACCTGGTGATACGCACCCTGCCCAATGCGCCTTGCGAGACCAGGAACATGTTCTCAATCATCTACAAGAGCACCAGGCCGTTCGCCAGCATGAACAGCTTTCTGGACCCAATTCTGTTCTACTTCACACAACCACGATACCGGCAGAGCACCCGGAGGTTTGTGCTCAGAGTCAGCAAACTCGGGGAAAAAGGCACGAGTGTGTGA